GAGGACCGCATCGCACCAGCCGTCGGGCACCTTCGGCATGACGTAGAACGCCCCGGAGGGCGTGGGAACCTCGAGGCCGGCGTCCTCGAGGCCGTCGACCACGACGTCGCGCCGCTCCTCGAAGGCGTCGACCATCTCCCGGACCGGTTCCTGCGGGCCGGTTATCGCGGCTTCGGCGGCGTACTGTGCTGGGGCGGAGGCGCAGGCCTGGGCGTACTGGTGAACCCGGAGCATCCGTTCGATTCGACGGTTCGAGGCGACGATCCAGCCGAGGCGCCAGCCCGTCATCGAGTAGGTCTTCGAGCAGGCGCTGACGACGACGACGTTGTCCGTTTCGGCGAACTGCATCGGCGAGTAGTGCTCGCCCTCGAAGACGATGTGCTCGTACACCTCGTCGGTGAGACAGAGCACGTCGTGTTCGTCCGCGATGCGGGCGAACTCGCGCATATCGGCCTCGCTCTGGACGGCACCCGTCGGATTCGCCGGGCTGTTGACGACGAATACTGCCGTCTCGTCGGTGACGGTCTCCTCGACCGCCGCCGGATCGAGCGTGAGGTCCTCGCGCAGTCCGACCGGCTTCGGCGTTCCGCCGGCGATCCGGGTCAGCGCGTCGTAGGAAACGAAGCCGGGATCGGGGAAGATGACCTCCTGGCCGGGATCGACGTGGGCCTCGAGTACCAGGTGGAGCGCCTCGCTACCGCCGGACGTGGCGATGATATCCGCGGGATCGACGTCGATCTCGTAGTCGCGGTCGTACTTGTCCGCGATCGCCTCGCGGAGCGATCGGGTTCCCTTGTTCGACGTGTACGCGTCGGTTAGCTCGGCCTCGATGGCTTCGATCGCGCCGCGGCGGGCGTGTTCGGGCGTCGGAAAGTCCGGCTGCCCGATTCCGAGATTGATCGCGTCCTCGCTCGCGGCCTCGAACACCTCTCGAATACCGCTGATCGACACCTGCTCGACCCGGGCTGCAAACTCCGTCATGGCTAAACGGCTGTGGGCGATCCCGATAACTCTTGATGTGTGCTCGCTTCGCACGATTACGGACCCGCCGCCGCAAACGAACCGTGTGGGAGGTTCTCTACCCGGCCGAACGAGTCACAACAAATATACGCCCGCTACGGCACAACTGTGGTGATGACGACCTCTCGACGATCGCTTCTCGCTGCGGGGGCGACCGGTACGCTCGCGGTCACGTCCGGCTGTCTGGACGTCGTGTTCGGCGGTGAACCGCTCGAGTTCGACGCCGGCCGCGTCGCCCCGACGGATGCGGCACTCGCGGACACCGGCTACGAAGTAGACGAGACCGACCAACGATCGGTCGAGCAAACGATCAGCGTCGGCGTCGACCGCCAGGTACGCGGCTCGTTCTGGAGTTCGACCTACACGAAACGGCGCGAACACGAGGGGGAACTGCGCGACGCGAGCCTGTTCGCCGCGATTTCGTTACCGGGGATGAAGGCCGTCGGCCACTCCGTCAACCCGCTCGACGGGATGTCGAGCGAGGAACTCCTCGAAGAGATTCTCGAGCGAGTCGACGGGACGTACGGCTCGATAAAGGACGTCACTCACGAGGAGTCGTTCTCGCTCGAGATCCTCGAGGCGGGCCGGGAGGTGGACGTCTTCGTCGGCGAGACGGAGTTCGAGGGCGAGCGCGTCGAGGTCGACGTCACGATCACGTCGTTCGATCACGAAGACGACCTCCTCGTCCTGGTCGGGAGTCATCCCGACCTGCTCGCCGAGGAGTCGGCGAACCTCGAACTGTTGATGGAATCTGTCGAGCATCCGGTCGACGACGAATAGGGAACTACGGCGGCGTCGAACCGCTCTTCTGCGGACGTGTTTTGGCGCGAGCGTTACCAGTAGATAGTAGCACGATTTCTTTATTCAGAAACACTCGTGAAACGTCTGGTACGTACGGGCGATACAGGTACCGCGCGGTCAGCATCTGCTCGCTTTGCGAGCAGTCCACCGCCGAAGCGGACGAAGTCCGCGCAGGCGGCCTTTTTCATCGAAGTTTTTGCGCCGAGGGTGAGCGAGCACAGCGAGCGAACCCGAGGCGGAAAAAGTTCGTTGTGCATCTCTACGTAGCGAATCGACCAGTTCAGATTCAGAACCAACACTGAATAAAGAAACTGTCTTACCAATTACTGTTACCGACGTGCGCGTCCCTGACGTTGTCAGTTCGGTGTCTTCCGGGGGCGCAATAGCAGTCGCTCGTGGGTAGTAGAAGTGACGGGGTAGGTCAACAACGGGAAGCACGCGTGGAAACCACACGTGCCGAAAGGTGGCTGCTGACCGTGCCGTCTACCTGGTCCTCTCTCCTGTCGCTACAAAACACCTCCGATACTCAGGTCTGTAAAGTTCGGTGTTTTGAGAAACGTCGCTCTGCAAGCGACGTGATCCGTACTGCGTCTCGAGAAGACAAAAACCGCACCGAAACCGAGCGGCCGTCGTCAGTAGAATTCGCGGACGAGGTCCATCGCGTCCTCGGGCGCGCCGTCCGGAATCTCGGACATGTCCTCGGTGACGCCGTGCTGTTCGTGGTACGGCACGGAGTTTTCGTTCTGATACATCACGCCCTGGTACTCCTTCTCGCTGTCGAGGATGACTTTCTTGGCGGCCTCGTAGTCGTTCGCGTCGTGGTCCTCGTCCTCCTGCAGGTCGACCAGCGAGTCGCGGAAGTAGTCGTAGGTGTCGACGTCGTTGAACGTGACGCAGGGACTGAAGACGTTGACGAAGCCGAAACCGTCGTGTTCGATCGCTTTCTGGACGATCTCCTGGTGGCGCAGCGCGTCCGAGGCGAACGACTGCGCGATGAAGGTGGCGCCGGAAGCGAGCGCGAGCGCGAGCGGGTTGACCGGCGGCTGCTTCGGTCCTTCGGGCGTCGTCGCGGTCTCGAAGTCCGAGCGCGAGGTCGGCGAGGCCTGTCCCTTCGTCAGGCCGTAGATCCGGTTGTCCATGACGACGTAGGACATGTCGACGTTCCGGCGGACGGCGTGGACGAAGTGACCGGCACCGATCGAGTAGCCGTCACCGTCGCCGCCGGCGACCATGACCTCGATGTCGGGGCGGGCCATCTTGACGCCGGTCCCGACCGGGAGCGCACGGCCGTGAACCCCGTGAAGGGCGTAGCTGTGCATGTAGGTCCCGATCTTGCCGGAACAGCCGATCCCGGCCACCACGAAGGTGTTGTCGGGATCGTTGCCGGTCTCGGCGAGGGCTTTCATCATACCGTTCATCGTCCCGAAGTCGCCGCATCCGGGACACCACGTCGGCTGCTTGTCGGATTTGAAGTCTGTGAATCGAACGTCGGAGCTCATTGTGCTGGTACCTCCTCGGAGAGTTTGTCGGTGATCTCTTCTGCGAGTTCGTCCGCCTTGAAGCGGACGCCGGTGTACTTGTTAATGCGCTTCACGCGGGTAAGCACGTCGTGTTCGATGAGGTCGGCGAACTGCCCGGTCGCGTTACACTCGGCGACGATCACGTCGTCGGCGGCCTCGATCTCCTCGCTCAGATCCGGTCGCGGGAAGATGTACGGCACCGAGATCACGCGCACGTCGATTCCTTCGTCCTCGAGGTAGTCGAGTGCTTCGACGAGCGCGCCCTCGTTCGACCCCCACGAGATGACGAGGTTGTCCGCGTCGGAGTTCCCGAACTCGCGGTAGTCCCAGTCTTCCTCGTTCTTGGCCGTCTCGACCTTTCGGTTTCGCTTGTCGACCTGCTGAACGCGTTCGTTCTGTTCCTCGGTCCGCCGACCGAGTTCGTCGTGCTCGAGACCCGTGCTCATGTGGGCGCCGTCGGTCGTGCCGGGGACTGCACGCGGACTGACGCCGTCCTCGGTGACGGCGTGGGCGCGGAACCGACCCTGGGCGTCGAGCCACTCGTCGACCTCCTCTTCGTCGACGAGTTTGCCGCGGTCGATCTCGACCTCGTCCATGTCGAACGCCTCCGGCGGGAACGTCTGTTCGGTCACCGCGAGCGCGAGGTCGGCGACGACGTAGACCGGGGTCTGGTACTGCTCGGCGAAGTTGAACGCCTCGACGGTCTTCCAGAAACACTCCGAGATGGTCGTCGGGGCGACGACGAACCGCGGGATCTCGCCGTGGCCGCCGTACAGCGTCATGTTGAGGTCGCCCTGCTCCTGTTTCGTCGGCATCCCGGTCGAGGGACCCGAGCGCATGACGTCGACGATGACCAGCGGCGTCTCGCTGGTCGCGACCAGTCCGAAGGTCTCGGTCATGAGGTCGATACCGGGGCCCGAGGTCGCCGTCATCGAGCGCGCACCGCCGCGTGCGGCGCCGAGCGCCATGTTGATCGCGGCCAGTTCGTCCTCGGCCTGGACGACGTGCCCGCCGAACTCCTCGATTCGACCCGTCAGATACGTCATCACGTCCGTCGCCGGCGTGATCGGATAGCCGGCGTAGAAGCGACAGCCGGCGGCGATCGCACCCATCCCGATCGCCTCGTCGCCGTTGAGCAGGACGTAATCGTTGTCGGTCGTCTCGAGGTCGTAGCCGAGGTCGTCGAGATCGTAGTTCTCCCGGACGTACTCCTGTCCCAGGCGAGCGGCTTCCTTGTTGTTCTCGACGATCTGCGTTCCCTTCCCGCCGAAGCGCTTCTCGAGCGATTCGTCGAGGTACTCGACGTCGAAGCCCGTGATCTCGCAGGCGGCACCGAGCGCGACGACGTTGCGCATGATCGAACCGCCGGCGTCCTCGGCGATCGACTTCAGCGGAACGTCGACGCCCGTGACGTCCTCGGGAACGTCGGCGTCCCAGGAGCGCTCGCCGTCGTAGATGACGGCGCTCCCCTCGTGGAGTTCGTCCAGGTTCTCGTCGATCGTTCGCTGGGTCAGTGCGACGAGGATGTCCAGTCGATCGACGACG
This DNA window, taken from Natronococcus sp. CG52, encodes the following:
- a CDS encoding DUF6517 family protein, with the protein product MTTSRRSLLAAGATGTLAVTSGCLDVVFGGEPLEFDAGRVAPTDAALADTGYEVDETDQRSVEQTISVGVDRQVRGSFWSSTYTKRREHEGELRDASLFAAISLPGMKAVGHSVNPLDGMSSEELLEEILERVDGTYGSIKDVTHEESFSLEILEAGREVDVFVGETEFEGERVEVDVTITSFDHEDDLLVLVGSHPDLLAEESANLELLMESVEHPVDDE
- a CDS encoding 2-oxoacid:ferredoxin oxidoreductase subunit beta, whose amino-acid sequence is MSSDVRFTDFKSDKQPTWCPGCGDFGTMNGMMKALAETGNDPDNTFVVAGIGCSGKIGTYMHSYALHGVHGRALPVGTGVKMARPDIEVMVAGGDGDGYSIGAGHFVHAVRRNVDMSYVVMDNRIYGLTKGQASPTSRSDFETATTPEGPKQPPVNPLALALASGATFIAQSFASDALRHQEIVQKAIEHDGFGFVNVFSPCVTFNDVDTYDYFRDSLVDLQEDEDHDANDYEAAKKVILDSEKEYQGVMYQNENSVPYHEQHGVTEDMSEIPDGAPEDAMDLVREFY
- a CDS encoding pyridoxal phosphate-dependent aminotransferase; protein product: MTEFAARVEQVSISGIREVFEAASEDAINLGIGQPDFPTPEHARRGAIEAIEAELTDAYTSNKGTRSLREAIADKYDRDYEIDVDPADIIATSGGSEALHLVLEAHVDPGQEVIFPDPGFVSYDALTRIAGGTPKPVGLREDLTLDPAAVEETVTDETAVFVVNSPANPTGAVQSEADMREFARIADEHDVLCLTDEVYEHIVFEGEHYSPMQFAETDNVVVVSACSKTYSMTGWRLGWIVASNRRIERMLRVHQYAQACASAPAQYAAEAAITGPQEPVREMVDAFEERRDVVVDGLEDAGLEVPTPSGAFYVMPKVPDGWCDAVLDRDVIVVPGDAFGANGEGYARLSYATGMEELKEALEIIDDATAAVR
- a CDS encoding 2-oxoacid:acceptor oxidoreductase subunit alpha; its protein translation is MAEDLNWAIGGEAGDGIDSTGKIFAQALSRAGRHVFTSKDFASRIRGGYTAYKIRTSVDEVQSVVDRLDILVALTQRTIDENLDELHEGSAVIYDGERSWDADVPEDVTGVDVPLKSIAEDAGGSIMRNVVALGAACEITGFDVEYLDESLEKRFGGKGTQIVENNKEAARLGQEYVRENYDLDDLGYDLETTDNDYVLLNGDEAIGMGAIAAGCRFYAGYPITPATDVMTYLTGRIEEFGGHVVQAEDELAAINMALGAARGGARSMTATSGPGIDLMTETFGLVATSETPLVIVDVMRSGPSTGMPTKQEQGDLNMTLYGGHGEIPRFVVAPTTISECFWKTVEAFNFAEQYQTPVYVVADLALAVTEQTFPPEAFDMDEVEIDRGKLVDEEEVDEWLDAQGRFRAHAVTEDGVSPRAVPGTTDGAHMSTGLEHDELGRRTEEQNERVQQVDKRNRKVETAKNEEDWDYREFGNSDADNLVISWGSNEGALVEALDYLEDEGIDVRVISVPYIFPRPDLSEEIEAADDVIVAECNATGQFADLIEHDVLTRVKRINKYTGVRFKADELAEEITDKLSEEVPAQ